The Parcubacteria group bacterium CG10_big_fil_rev_8_21_14_0_10_36_14 genome window below encodes:
- the rfbB gene encoding dTDP-glucose 4,6-dehydratase, whose product MKLFITGGAGFIGSNFIRYILKKYPEYKIINFDKLTYAGNLENLRDIENNPNYRFIKGDICDKEAVRGALQDVDIIINFAAETHVDRSIINDDDFLKTDIFGVKVLLEAVKDLGIKKMIQISTDEVYGDYKDRGFAKEDASLLPSSPYSASKASGDLLCLAHHRTYGTPIIITRSSNNYGPYQYPEKIIPVFITNLLEDKKVPVYGDGAQIRDWLYVEDNCKGIDIVLHKGVLGEVYNIGANQNPEIDNLSLTKKIINACGKNETFIDYVKDRPGHDRRYAIDTKKISDFGWRPEVSFEDGLTKTVEWYKNNKDWWRKITSGEYLDYYKKQYS is encoded by the coding sequence ATGAAGCTATTTATCACTGGAGGGGCCGGATTTATCGGATCAAATTTTATAAGATACATTTTAAAAAAATATCCTGAATACAAGATTATCAATTTTGATAAACTGACTTATGCCGGAAATTTGGAAAATTTGCGCGATATAGAAAATAATCCGAATTATAGATTTATAAAAGGAGACATTTGTGACAAAGAAGCAGTAAGGGGTGCATTACAGGATGTTGATATAATCATAAATTTTGCAGCAGAAACTCATGTTGACCGTTCAATAATAAATGACGATGATTTTTTAAAAACAGATATTTTTGGAGTAAAAGTTTTATTAGAAGCAGTTAAGGATTTGGGAATTAAAAAAATGATACAGATATCCACGGATGAAGTTTATGGAGATTATAAAGATAGGGGATTTGCAAAAGAAGACGCCTCGCTTTTACCATCAAGTCCGTATTCAGCATCAAAAGCAAGTGGCGACTTATTGTGTTTAGCGCATCATAGAACTTATGGTACGCCGATAATTATCACCCGCTCATCAAATAATTATGGTCCGTATCAATATCCGGAAAAAATAATTCCTGTTTTCATCACTAATTTATTAGAAGATAAAAAAGTTCCGGTCTATGGGGATGGCGCGCAAATTCGCGATTGGCTGTATGTTGAGGATAATTGTAAGGGGATCGATATTGTTTTACACAAAGGAGTATTGGGAGAAGTCTATAATATTGGTGCAAATCAAAATCCGGAAATAGACAATTTGAGTTTAACAAAAAAAATTATAAATGCTTGCGGAAAAAATGAAACTTTTATTGATTATGTGAAAGATAGACCAGGTCACGACAGACGCTATGCTATTGATACAAAAAAGATAAGCGATTTTGGCTGGAGACCGGAAGTATCATTTGAAGATGGGTTGACAAAAACAGTTGAATGGTATAAAAATAATAAAGATTGGTGGCGAAAGATTACAAGCGGAGAGTATCTGGATTATTATAAAAAACAATATAGCTAG
- a CDS encoding HIT family protein, translated as MECIFCKITSGELPAEKIYETDRILAFLDIRPTNPGHVLVIPKEHHKNLIDTPDKLLCEIILAIKKIAPATVKATNAGGYNLVVNSESVAGQIIFHTHFHIIPRLIGDGHEIWHGKPYSEGEIENIARKIKENL; from the coding sequence ATGGAATGTATCTTTTGTAAAATTACGAGTGGCGAGTTGCCCGCGGAAAAAATTTATGAAACTGATAGAATATTGGCATTTTTAGATATTAGGCCGACAAATCCCGGTCATGTTTTAGTTATCCCAAAAGAACATCATAAAAACCTTATTGATACTCCAGATAAACTACTTTGTGAAATTATTTTAGCTATTAAAAAAATAGCCCCAGCTACAGTAAAAGCGACAAACGCCGGTGGATATAATTTAGTAGTAAATAGCGAGAGCGTAGCAGGACAAATAATATTTCATACTCATTTTCATATTATCCCAAGACTTATTGGTGATGGACATGAAATTTGGCATGGCAAACCATATAGCGAAGGAGAAATAGAAAATATAGCTAGAAAAATTAAAGAAAATCTATGA